The following proteins are encoded in a genomic region of Paenibacillus sp. FSL H3-0469:
- a CDS encoding ABC transporter ATP-binding protein, whose amino-acid sequence MSLSAKPAARQHAIHIEQLRKSYSEPAAGDVHYIIKDVDLVIKGGEFFVLLGPSGCGKSTLLNMIAGFVSKSGGHLRVDNIEVDKPGRDRAVVFQQADSSLFPWLTVRENVEFGLRMKKTAKAERRRLSDRYIGLVGLNGHEDKFPKALSGGMKQRVQLARVLANDPAILLMDEPFGALDAMTRRTMQKELVQIWRETHKTVIFVTHDIQEALLLGERIGIMSVGPSSNITDIYDNTLPFPRDVASPEFYSLYSRIQSHFEE is encoded by the coding sequence ATGTCTTTATCTGCTAAACCAGCGGCAAGGCAGCATGCTATTCATATCGAGCAGCTGCGCAAGAGCTACAGTGAACCGGCAGCCGGAGATGTCCACTATATTATTAAGGATGTAGATCTGGTGATCAAGGGCGGAGAATTCTTCGTGCTGCTTGGCCCAAGCGGCTGCGGCAAATCCACGCTGCTGAATATGATTGCCGGGTTCGTCTCCAAGTCTGGCGGACATTTGCGGGTAGACAACATCGAGGTGGATAAGCCGGGCCGGGACCGGGCGGTGGTGTTCCAGCAGGCCGATTCGTCCCTGTTCCCCTGGCTGACGGTGCGCGAGAATGTAGAGTTCGGACTGCGGATGAAGAAGACGGCGAAGGCCGAACGCAGGCGTCTGTCTGACCGCTACATCGGGCTTGTCGGGCTGAACGGCCATGAGGACAAATTCCCGAAGGCGCTGTCGGGAGGAATGAAGCAGCGGGTACAGCTGGCCCGGGTGCTGGCGAATGATCCGGCGATCCTGCTGATGGATGAGCCGTTCGGCGCGCTGGATGCCATGACCCGGCGGACGATGCAGAAGGAGCTGGTGCAGATCTGGCGGGAGACGCATAAGACGGTGATCTTCGTGACCCATGATATTCAGGAAGCACTGCTGCTGGGGGAGCGCATCGGCATTATGTCGGTAGGGCCCTCCTCCAATATTACAGACATCTACGACAATACGCTGCCCTTCCCCCGGGATGTGGCTTCACCTGAATTCTATTCGCTGTATAGCCGGATTCAGAGCCATTTTGAAGAATAG
- a CDS encoding ABC transporter permease: MGWLEKKWVSVSLLWLAVLLLWQLGAWVYGPDIIPGPWATVRGGRELVEDGTLVQYIGVSLYRVLIGWVLGSLLAIPAGLITGKVNVVRLFAEPFLNFIRFIPPIAFITLFLVWFGIGEQSKIALIMYATFFIVVLNTLTGVMSVEEDKIRSARSMGASEWQILLHVIVPSTIPYIFTGVRLAMGTSYMAIIGAEMIASNEGVGYLIWNSRLFFRTDWIFVGLISLGFMGFFTDRAFGWFGRKVLYRYGVVSVGAHRR; the protein is encoded by the coding sequence ATGGGATGGTTGGAAAAGAAATGGGTATCCGTATCCCTGCTGTGGCTTGCCGTACTGCTCCTCTGGCAGCTTGGCGCCTGGGTGTATGGTCCGGATATCATTCCCGGGCCGTGGGCCACGGTCCGGGGCGGGCGTGAGCTGGTGGAGGACGGGACGCTGGTGCAATATATCGGGGTCAGCTTGTACCGCGTGCTGATCGGCTGGGTGCTCGGCAGTCTGCTGGCTATTCCGGCAGGACTGATCACCGGCAAGGTGAATGTAGTCCGCCTGTTCGCTGAGCCGTTCCTGAACTTCATCCGCTTCATTCCGCCGATTGCCTTCATTACACTCTTCCTGGTCTGGTTCGGCATCGGGGAGCAGTCGAAGATCGCGCTGATTATGTACGCCACCTTCTTCATTGTGGTGCTGAATACCCTGACCGGGGTCATGTCGGTAGAAGAGGACAAGATCCGTTCCGCACGCAGCATGGGGGCCAGTGAGTGGCAGATTCTGCTGCATGTCATTGTGCCTTCGACGATTCCGTATATTTTCACCGGTGTGCGGCTGGCGATGGGCACCTCCTATATGGCGATTATCGGCGCGGAGATGATTGCCTCGAACGAAGGGGTGGGGTACCTAATCTGGAATTCGCGGCTGTTCTTCCGTACCGACTGGATCTTCGTAGGGCTGATTAGCCTCGGCTTCATGGGCTTCTTCACAGACCGGGCCTTCGGCTGGTTCGGCCGGAAGGTGCTCTACCGCTACGGTGTAGTCAGCGTGGGTGCGCACAGAAGATAA
- a CDS encoding aryl-sulfate sulfotransferase encodes MGHSTIYPTGATVYNPAKAWSGYTVFQAGDEGVVLIDMSGKEVHLWQGLIGFPAKILPGGYVLGSTGRRDPKFGIQDNVDLVQVDWDGNVVWRYNSYEQIADPGAEPLWYARQHHDYQREGNPAGYYAPGLEPSVNSGTTLILAHKNLHNPEISDKELLDDTIIEVDWEGNILWEWAASDHFAELGFDQAARNVLFRDPNTRSFGDLGGGVGDWLHINSASYVGPNRFYDQGDERFHPENIIWDAREANIIAITDKRSGAIVWRLGPDYSLPEVKHIGWIIGQHHAHIIPKGLPGEGNLLVFDNGGWGGYGLPNPASPFGQKNALRDHSRVLEINPVTLEIEWQYTSAEAGFSIPTDSYKFYSPYISSAQRLANGNTLITEGSNGRLFEVTAAHELVWEYISPYTDRRNTNMVYRSYRVPYAWVPQLTKPQENAIEPLDVSSFRVPGAAPKGSDSVVQVATTLPFTEGAACVATTDEGVRRAR; translated from the coding sequence ATGGGACATTCCACAATATATCCGACAGGGGCAACCGTATATAACCCGGCTAAGGCATGGAGCGGCTACACGGTATTTCAGGCAGGCGATGAGGGCGTAGTGCTGATCGACATGAGCGGCAAGGAGGTACATCTATGGCAAGGACTGATCGGTTTCCCGGCCAAAATCCTTCCCGGCGGCTATGTCCTGGGCAGCACCGGCAGAAGAGATCCCAAATTCGGCATTCAGGATAATGTCGATCTGGTGCAGGTGGACTGGGACGGCAATGTGGTCTGGAGATACAACAGCTATGAGCAGATCGCGGACCCGGGGGCTGAGCCGCTGTGGTATGCCCGCCAGCACCATGATTACCAGCGGGAAGGCAATCCTGCCGGATACTATGCTCCCGGGCTTGAACCTTCGGTTAACAGCGGGACAACGCTAATTCTGGCGCATAAAAATCTGCATAACCCTGAGATTTCCGACAAAGAGCTGCTGGATGACACGATTATTGAAGTGGACTGGGAAGGCAATATCCTCTGGGAGTGGGCAGCCAGTGATCATTTCGCGGAGCTGGGATTCGACCAGGCGGCGCGCAATGTCTTGTTCCGCGACCCCAATACCCGCTCCTTCGGGGATCTGGGCGGCGGCGTAGGCGACTGGCTGCATATTAATTCTGCGTCTTATGTGGGGCCGAACCGGTTCTATGATCAAGGCGATGAGCGCTTCCACCCGGAGAACATTATCTGGGATGCCCGCGAGGCGAATATTATCGCCATCACCGATAAGCGCAGCGGTGCTATCGTCTGGCGTCTGGGCCCGGACTATTCCCTGCCCGAAGTGAAGCATATCGGCTGGATTATCGGCCAGCATCACGCCCACATCATTCCGAAGGGACTGCCGGGGGAGGGCAATCTGCTTGTATTCGATAACGGCGGCTGGGGCGGCTACGGTCTGCCGAATCCGGCATCGCCGTTCGGGCAGAAGAATGCGCTGCGTGATCACTCACGCGTACTGGAGATTAACCCGGTGACGCTGGAGATTGAGTGGCAGTATACTTCGGCGGAGGCCGGATTCTCCATTCCGACGGATTCCTATAAGTTCTACAGCCCGTATATCAGCTCGGCGCAGCGGCTTGCGAACGGCAATACGCTGATTACCGAAGGCTCCAATGGACGGCTGTTCGAGGTCACGGCAGCGCATGAGCTGGTCTGGGAGTATATCTCCCCGTACACAGACCGCCGCAATACGAATATGGTCTACCGTTCTTACCGGGTACCCTATGCCTGGGTGCCGCAGCTTACGAAGCCGCAGGAGAATGCGATTGAGCCGCTAGATGTGTCCAGCTTCAGGGTACCAGGGGCCGCTCCGAAGGGATCGGATTCGGTCGTGCAGGTAGCGACGACGCTTCCTTTTACAGAGGGGGCAGCCTGTGTAGCCACTACGGATGAAGGCGTCCGGCGGGCCAGGTAG
- a CDS encoding HAMP domain-containing sensor histidine kinase, whose translation MRISIKLKFSLFLAALLILAVGVLSYFVLRGVERNEQGQTERSLAQHVNTVNLRVKQTYYTGARLTPQVFMHQRGKALAAELAGFTGLEVTLYDSQGQQAGTSAQGESGTGPGKPDLSTALDYALNNKVAYQSEGDKLFYLAPLQGPEGQMGVVQLQYSLEGARSFQQTLLNLFLTTGGAVLVFSFILGYLYFNRAAASIGRLKKAAEDIRGANYITAPPVRRKDELGELAEGIYFMSREIERSIAAKDEERHKLQLAVEKLQALEQQQKQYIGNISHEFKTPLTSIKAYVDLLNMYDDDPKLLHDAKLSIAKETERLYEMVEKVLQLTALERYDFESQAELLEVESTLRDICGRMKGKAERYGLTVTLDAQPAHIWIDRESFMHIFINLLDNAIKYNVPQGSIHLHSEVRDQRVWITVRDSGIGIPEASREKIFEAFYTVNRDRSRASGGTGLGLSLVRNLVEKQGGTIILLEGSGEGAAFELSFPLVT comes from the coding sequence ATGAGAATCAGCATTAAGCTGAAGTTCAGCCTGTTCCTGGCGGCGCTGCTGATTCTGGCCGTCGGCGTGCTGAGCTACTTCGTCCTGCGCGGCGTGGAGCGCAATGAGCAGGGCCAGACGGAGCGCAGTCTGGCCCAGCATGTCAACACGGTCAATCTGCGCGTGAAGCAGACGTATTATACAGGCGCGCGCCTTACGCCGCAGGTCTTCATGCACCAGCGCGGCAAGGCGCTGGCTGCCGAGCTGGCCGGATTCACCGGCCTGGAGGTGACCCTGTACGACAGCCAGGGACAGCAGGCGGGCACCTCGGCGCAAGGCGAGTCTGGGACGGGTCCGGGCAAGCCGGATCTCAGCACAGCGCTGGACTACGCGCTGAATAACAAGGTCGCCTACCAGAGTGAAGGCGACAAGCTGTTCTACCTGGCCCCGCTGCAGGGACCGGAGGGACAGATGGGCGTGGTGCAGCTGCAGTATTCCCTGGAGGGCGCCCGCAGCTTCCAGCAGACACTGCTCAATCTGTTCCTGACGACAGGCGGCGCCGTGCTGGTGTTCAGCTTCATCCTCGGGTATCTGTATTTCAACCGTGCGGCTGCCTCCATCGGGCGGCTGAAGAAGGCAGCGGAGGATATCCGCGGGGCCAACTATATCACGGCTCCGCCGGTGAGGCGCAAGGATGAGCTGGGGGAGCTGGCCGAGGGCATTTATTTCATGAGCCGGGAGATTGAGCGCAGCATTGCCGCCAAGGATGAAGAACGGCACAAGCTGCAGCTGGCTGTGGAGAAGCTTCAGGCGCTGGAGCAGCAGCAGAAGCAGTACATCGGGAACATCAGCCATGAATTCAAGACGCCGCTGACCTCGATTAAGGCGTATGTCGACCTGCTGAATATGTATGACGATGACCCCAAGCTGCTGCATGATGCCAAGCTGAGTATTGCCAAGGAAACAGAGCGGCTGTACGAGATGGTGGAGAAGGTGCTGCAATTGACGGCGCTGGAGAGGTATGATTTTGAATCCCAGGCAGAGCTGCTAGAGGTTGAGAGTACGCTGCGCGATATCTGCGGACGGATGAAAGGCAAGGCGGAGCGCTACGGCCTCACAGTCACGCTTGACGCCCAGCCCGCGCATATCTGGATTGACCGGGAGAGCTTCATGCATATCTTCATCAATCTGCTGGACAATGCAATCAAATATAATGTCCCTCAGGGGAGTATCCATCTGCACAGCGAGGTCAGGGATCAGCGGGTGTGGATTACTGTACGGGATTCCGGCATCGGCATTCCGGAGGCGTCGCGGGAGAAGATCTTCGAAGCGTTCTATACGGTCAATCGTGACCGTTCCAGAGCCTCGGGCGGCACAGGGCTTGGCCTCTCGCTGGTCCGTAATCTGGTGGAGAAGCAGGGCGGAACCATTATCTTGCTGGAAGGCTCAGGCGAAGGGGCGGCGTTTGAGCTGTCTTTTCCGCTGGTGACCTGA
- a CDS encoding MarR family transcriptional regulator, with amino-acid sequence MEDRQWEQLEQADHLFRKLVRRFVKERDRVYVEGVALPGMLILHKIIRDGEQRLGDLAEQLDFTSGAITALSDKLEAGGYTVRRRKEDDRRTVLLDITARGREMAERNGNIGARCIMLLFEGFTEEELEQQSRFYQRMIGNLEGFSETLLELARQNAAIPVPAEPEQKLRGGTKSNYLSY; translated from the coding sequence ATGGAGGATAGACAGTGGGAGCAGCTGGAGCAGGCGGATCATCTGTTCCGTAAGCTGGTACGCAGGTTCGTTAAGGAGCGTGACCGCGTATACGTGGAGGGAGTAGCCTTGCCGGGAATGCTGATTCTGCACAAAATCATCCGTGACGGGGAGCAGCGTCTGGGCGATCTGGCGGAGCAGCTTGATTTCACCTCAGGCGCCATAACGGCGCTGAGTGACAAGCTGGAGGCGGGCGGATATACGGTACGCAGGCGTAAGGAGGATGACCGCCGGACTGTGCTGCTGGATATTACCGCCCGCGGCCGGGAGATGGCGGAGCGGAACGGAAACATCGGTGCCAGGTGTATTATGCTTCTGTTCGAGGGCTTTACGGAGGAAGAGCTGGAGCAGCAGAGCCGGTTCTATCAGCGGATGATCGGGAATCTGGAAGGGTTCTCGGAGACGCTGCTGGAGCTGGCCCGGCAGAATGCAGCCATACCCGTTCCCGCAGAGCCTGAACAGAAGCTGCGCGGAGGCACGAAGAGTAATTATCTCAGCTATTGA
- a CDS encoding RNA polymerase sigma factor: MQLTVPGEADERSLMIEQAVEAVKAGDKQSYEIIIKRFQRQIYTYCFYILKDHTETEDAVQEIFIRAYANLHRYGSSTSFSAWLYKMAYHHLINLKKKQSRWLRLVEHYKEQQRQEQIPSSESVTSELMACLTTEERHILLLKAVEQYTFEEISEIMGIKATTIRKKYERLRKKLLERAAQKGARKHGSISGANKTS; encoded by the coding sequence GTGCAATTAACCGTCCCCGGGGAAGCGGACGAACGAAGCTTAATGATCGAGCAGGCTGTAGAGGCTGTGAAGGCTGGAGATAAGCAGTCATATGAGATCATCATTAAACGGTTTCAACGCCAGATTTATACCTATTGCTTCTATATTCTCAAAGACCATACCGAAACAGAAGATGCCGTTCAGGAAATCTTCATCCGCGCCTATGCGAACCTCCACCGCTATGGCAGCAGCACTTCCTTCTCAGCCTGGCTGTACAAAATGGCTTACCACCATTTAATCAATTTGAAGAAAAAACAAAGCCGTTGGCTTAGATTAGTAGAGCATTACAAGGAGCAGCAGCGGCAGGAGCAAATCCCGTCAAGTGAATCGGTAACCTCCGAGCTAATGGCCTGTCTGACCACAGAGGAGCGCCACATCCTGCTGCTGAAGGCCGTAGAGCAGTACACCTTCGAGGAGATCAGCGAAATTATGGGAATCAAGGCGACAACCATCCGCAAAAAATACGAACGGCTGCGCAAAAAACTGCTGGAGCGTGCCGCCCAAAAAGGAGCGAGGAAGCATGGATCAATATCGGGAGCGAACAAGACATCGTGA
- a CDS encoding response regulator transcription factor, producing MKKILVVDDEPAIVSAIAYALRREGYEVDTAGDGEEALSKANTFRPNVLVLDVMMPKLSGYDVCRKLEDRDDIGIILLTVKNDIVDKIVGLELGADDYMTKPFEIRELLARVKALLRRLEKNTVEVRSELIEYGLLQVHPDRRSAELGGEPLELTPKEFDLLHLLLSHPQRVYMREELLEQVWDMDYAGGTRTVDIHIQRLRKKLGEPYQNILQTVYGVGYKAVPAGSYS from the coding sequence ATGAAAAAAATACTGGTAGTCGATGACGAACCGGCCATTGTGAGTGCGATAGCCTACGCGCTGCGGCGTGAAGGCTATGAGGTCGATACTGCCGGTGACGGGGAGGAAGCGCTAAGCAAGGCGAATACCTTCCGTCCAAATGTGCTGGTGCTGGATGTAATGATGCCGAAGCTGAGCGGTTATGATGTCTGCCGCAAGCTGGAAGACCGGGATGATATTGGAATTATCCTGCTGACTGTCAAGAATGATATTGTCGATAAAATTGTCGGTCTGGAGCTGGGTGCAGACGATTATATGACCAAGCCCTTCGAGATCCGCGAGCTGCTGGCCCGGGTGAAGGCACTGCTGCGCCGGCTGGAGAAGAATACGGTTGAGGTCCGAAGTGAGCTGATCGAATACGGCCTCTTGCAGGTTCACCCGGACCGGCGTAGCGCCGAGCTTGGCGGGGAGCCGCTGGAGCTGACCCCGAAGGAATTCGATCTGCTGCATCTGCTGCTCTCGCACCCGCAGCGGGTGTATATGCGCGAGGAGCTGCTGGAGCAGGTCTGGGATATGGACTATGCCGGGGGAACGCGCACCGTAGATATTCATATCCAGCGGCTGCGCAAAAAGCTGGGCGAGCCCTACCAGAATATCCTGCAAACCGTCTACGGTGTAGGCTATAAGGCAGTGCCTGCGGGGAGCTACTCATGA
- a CDS encoding ABC transporter substrate-binding protein — MTKSWYSSSLLLLSLSLVLVLSGCSSKGDAAASAGGVSGTPEALKIRIADINTNPTFRVALKQGIFASHGIDAEIINFGTPAEGVNALFIKQVDVAFGADFPVLNAVAKGEYSIIASAGQATDQAAAVWKLYVRDDIQSAADLKGKNLSFLRGTFLPYLWDEYLKEQGIALSGVKLTGQGAFDEAFIALKQGDVDAAWFSGSALTDKLAALKGVHELTDMSKTPVRLGMGIVAADAFVEEHGEGIGAFLAAVDEASAYVQEHPEEVAELMYKEVKQPKEATLKDLPANPWKVGFTQAAYDSLAGQKKYMVDTGIITQDFDLGSKLKLEPLKQVLPDKVTYPK, encoded by the coding sequence GTGACAAAATCATGGTACAGCTCAAGCCTTCTGCTCTTATCCTTATCGCTGGTACTGGTGCTCTCCGGCTGCAGCTCCAAGGGAGATGCGGCGGCCTCTGCGGGAGGGGTCAGCGGTACACCGGAGGCCCTGAAGATCAGGATTGCCGATATCAACACGAATCCGACCTTCCGGGTAGCCCTTAAGCAAGGCATCTTCGCAAGCCATGGTATTGATGCGGAGATTATCAACTTCGGGACACCGGCCGAGGGAGTGAATGCGCTGTTCATCAAGCAGGTGGATGTGGCCTTCGGTGCGGACTTCCCGGTGCTGAACGCCGTTGCCAAGGGCGAATATTCAATCATTGCTTCCGCTGGTCAGGCCACGGATCAGGCAGCGGCAGTATGGAAGCTGTACGTCAGAGACGATATTCAGTCTGCCGCGGACTTGAAGGGTAAGAATCTGAGCTTCCTGCGCGGGACGTTCCTGCCGTATCTGTGGGACGAATATCTGAAGGAGCAGGGCATCGCACTCAGCGGTGTGAAGCTTACAGGACAGGGTGCTTTCGACGAAGCCTTCATCGCCCTGAAGCAGGGGGATGTCGATGCCGCCTGGTTCAGCGGTTCAGCGCTGACCGATAAGCTGGCTGCGCTTAAGGGCGTGCATGAGCTGACCGATATGTCGAAGACTCCGGTGCGGCTGGGGATGGGAATCGTAGCCGCGGATGCTTTTGTAGAGGAGCATGGTGAAGGCATTGGAGCCTTCCTGGCAGCGGTGGATGAAGCCTCGGCGTACGTACAGGAGCATCCGGAGGAAGTAGCGGAGCTGATGTACAAGGAAGTGAAGCAGCCGAAGGAAGCAACGCTGAAGGATCTGCCGGCGAATCCGTGGAAGGTGGGCTTCACCCAGGCTGCATACGACAGCCTCGCCGGACAGAAGAAGTATATGGTGGATACAGGGATTATCACACAGGATTTTGACCTTGGCAGCAAGCTGAAGCTGGAGCCGCTGAAGCAGGTGCTGCCGGATAAAGTGACCTACCCGAAATAA
- a CDS encoding SMI1/KNR4 family protein, translated as MNDALMERLQLFLTKEGNQSLLGIPATEEQIAEAEKQLGLSLDQDYVQFIRSFGGAYAGLSVHAFSNGSSIGRESVTELTLSFREDYRDTLMSGLLARSAVFSMDGSGNPILLDPEGRVLLIDHDNGDYEVIAESFAALIEENFMEW; from the coding sequence ATGAATGATGCGCTAATGGAACGCTTGCAGCTTTTTTTGACAAAAGAGGGGAATCAGAGTCTGCTCGGCATACCGGCAACCGAGGAGCAGATTGCTGAGGCAGAGAAGCAACTGGGTCTGTCGCTGGATCAGGATTATGTTCAATTCATCCGAAGCTTTGGGGGCGCCTATGCCGGACTATCCGTACACGCCTTCAGCAACGGTTCCTCCATCGGGCGGGAGAGTGTGACCGAGTTAACGTTGTCCTTCCGCGAGGATTACAGGGATACCCTTATGAGCGGGCTGCTCGCGCGAAGTGCAGTCTTCTCCATGGACGGCTCTGGCAATCCGATCCTGCTTGACCCTGAAGGCCGGGTGCTGCTCATCGACCACGATAATGGAGATTATGAGGTGATTGCCGAATCGTTCGCTGCGCTGATTGAAGAGAATTTCATGGAGTGGTAG
- a CDS encoding helix-turn-helix domain-containing protein yields MQANPNVAIIAALVSEASRAAILTVLLDGRFHSASELAYMARIKPQTASFHLAKLIDANVVAVEKQGRHRYFAIRNLEVARVMESLLSIAPPVTVKSLRQSSQDKALRYARTCYDHLAGNVGVQLTHALLSGGILLEEEDRYTVTEHGEKFFADFGVDLNEAATKRRLFSHQCLDWSERRHHLAGALGNALLERVLELDWVRRLPDTRAVQVTDEGKAGFEKVFSLDLN; encoded by the coding sequence ATGCAGGCAAATCCGAATGTTGCTATAATCGCAGCTCTAGTGAGTGAAGCTTCCCGGGCGGCAATCTTAACCGTTTTACTGGATGGAAGATTCCATTCGGCGAGCGAGTTAGCCTATATGGCCAGAATCAAGCCTCAAACGGCAAGCTTTCATTTGGCAAAATTGATCGATGCTAACGTAGTCGCCGTTGAGAAACAAGGGAGGCATCGTTACTTTGCGATTCGGAACCTGGAGGTGGCGCGGGTGATGGAATCCTTATTGTCTATTGCTCCGCCTGTTACAGTTAAATCTTTACGGCAATCCTCACAGGACAAGGCGTTGCGTTATGCCAGAACATGTTATGATCATCTCGCCGGGAATGTGGGGGTGCAACTAACTCATGCATTGCTAAGCGGCGGTATTTTACTTGAAGAAGAGGACAGGTATACGGTGACGGAGCATGGTGAGAAGTTTTTTGCCGACTTTGGCGTTGATTTGAATGAAGCTGCAACGAAACGCCGTCTATTCTCCCATCAATGCCTGGATTGGAGCGAACGCCGCCATCACCTGGCCGGAGCCCTGGGAAATGCCCTTTTGGAGAGAGTCTTGGAGCTGGACTGGGTGCGGCGGCTGCCGGATACACGTGCGGTACAAGTCACCGATGAGGGGAAAGCGGGTTTTGAAAAGGTATTCTCGTTGGATTTGAATTAG
- a CDS encoding DUF4179 domain-containing protein, with protein sequence MDQYRERTRHREMKAIEQHIRESVKPRAELSTIIMNKIGEEEMSSITRSRGSKARPGIFKKTAIAATIAGVLGAGILGAGFVSPAMADTLKKIPGIGILYQGTTPQSLELAKSQGMLSQPGLSVTHNGVTLKLTDLLYDGTRLSFQLEHEGGLDFSGESIGQLIEPPAVLADGQQIKFTSGAFGDIPYQDHAYLAELSGDLNLPNEFTLTVEAKVKQMNETFTFTAPVKIMDTALTVTPNITKTEGAFSYTVEQLKVTPVSTRLVLNSQGEVPQSAEQSGEFHASMMYYELVDDQGNSIDPNRYGFYDSKPETEYYLNELYPPFANTPKTITIKPYTLTVKSDDFTIAGQKKDSNGNILPGRGNLGKRTYLKNLETTITLQP encoded by the coding sequence ATGGATCAATATCGGGAGCGAACAAGACATCGTGAGATGAAGGCTATTGAACAACATATTCGGGAATCCGTTAAGCCAAGAGCGGAGTTAAGCACGATCATTATGAATAAGATTGGAGAGGAAGAAATGAGCAGCATAACAAGATCAAGAGGATCGAAGGCCAGACCGGGGATTTTCAAAAAAACAGCTATCGCCGCCACCATCGCCGGGGTTCTAGGGGCAGGCATTCTGGGCGCAGGCTTCGTGTCACCGGCAATGGCAGATACGCTTAAGAAAATTCCGGGGATCGGCATTCTCTATCAGGGAACCACTCCGCAGTCGCTTGAGCTTGCAAAAAGTCAGGGGATGTTGTCACAGCCGGGTCTCAGCGTAACCCATAACGGAGTTACACTCAAGCTGACCGATCTGCTCTATGACGGCACACGGCTCAGCTTCCAGCTTGAGCATGAGGGCGGATTAGATTTCTCGGGCGAATCTATAGGGCAGTTGATTGAGCCACCGGCCGTCTTGGCTGACGGGCAGCAGATTAAGTTCACTTCAGGAGCCTTCGGCGATATTCCTTATCAGGATCATGCTTATCTTGCCGAGCTGTCGGGCGATTTGAATCTGCCGAATGAATTCACCCTGACGGTAGAGGCTAAGGTCAAGCAAATGAATGAGACCTTCACATTCACTGCACCTGTAAAAATCATGGATACCGCCCTCACGGTTACCCCGAACATCACCAAAACAGAGGGTGCCTTCAGCTATACTGTCGAGCAATTAAAGGTCACTCCGGTATCCACCCGTCTGGTTCTGAACAGTCAGGGTGAGGTGCCGCAATCCGCAGAGCAGTCCGGCGAATTTCATGCCAGCATGATGTACTATGAGCTTGTAGACGACCAGGGCAATTCTATTGACCCGAATAGATACGGATTTTACGACAGCAAACCGGAGACAGAATACTATCTGAATGAGCTGTATCCTCCTTTTGCTAACACACCTAAGACCATTACCATCAAGCCGTATACGCTGACCGTTAAGAGCGATGACTTCACCATTGCGGGGCAGAAAAAAGACAGTAACGGCAACATTCTGCCGGGACGCGGGAATCTGGGCAAACGGACTTATCTGAAGAATCTGGAGACCACGATCACCCTCCAGCCTTAG